A portion of the Ferrimicrobium sp. genome contains these proteins:
- a CDS encoding type II CAAX endopeptidase family protein produces MEVTKGRPAPLWFPPVVLGLALVSSTIFLSVGISVSHFSGPATLSRLTPFLLLMDEIGLWVFFVGGAAFAAHTYWREPFFALIGWHLRPLVDVPVGIVAGVVSQLVIVPLLYLPFEAINPSLSRSLSKPAQSIVGIGHGEGLIVIAFVLVIGAPVCEEIFFRGLTLAVLRDRLGRFGPVLRATLAILGSALLFALAHFEPLQFAGLFAVGCVFGGLMWRTKRLGTSIIAHATFNLVALLALVHVH; encoded by the coding sequence GTGGAGGTGACAAAGGGCCGACCGGCTCCACTCTGGTTTCCTCCGGTCGTCCTCGGCTTGGCGTTGGTGTCGAGCACGATTTTTCTCTCTGTCGGGATCTCGGTCTCCCACTTCTCAGGGCCGGCAACCCTCTCTCGCCTAACCCCATTCTTGTTGCTTATGGACGAAATTGGGTTGTGGGTCTTCTTTGTGGGTGGCGCAGCTTTTGCCGCGCATACCTACTGGCGTGAACCCTTCTTCGCGTTGATTGGATGGCACCTTCGACCACTCGTTGACGTGCCAGTAGGGATAGTCGCCGGTGTCGTCTCCCAGTTGGTGATTGTCCCCCTGCTGTACCTCCCTTTCGAGGCGATCAATCCCTCACTCTCACGGTCCCTATCGAAACCTGCACAGTCCATCGTTGGTATTGGTCATGGCGAGGGGCTCATCGTGATCGCCTTTGTTTTGGTGATCGGGGCACCCGTGTGTGAGGAGATTTTCTTTCGTGGACTCACTTTGGCGGTGCTCCGTGACCGGTTGGGGCGATTTGGACCAGTGCTTCGGGCGACATTGGCGATCCTTGGTAGCGCCTTGCTCTTTGCCCTCGCACACTTCGAACCGTTGCAGTTCGCTGGCCTCTTTGCCGTCGGTTGTGTGTTCGGGGGCCTTATGTGGCGGACGAAGCGACTCGGCACGTCGATCATCGCTCATGCAACCTTCAACCTGGTGGCATTGCTTGCGCTCGTGCACGTACACTGA
- a CDS encoding ABC transporter substrate-binding protein, translating into MRYQTISMSLVVALGGLVLASCGSRTTSLTTPLASAPGITASSVLFASEVDTDGVSRQYAADEVAGIRAVLRLFDEHHGIYGRQLSVVVKDDAGQTAIAADETRYLSMTVGAFALIGDSPSSVLNPISAQASNSGILQLYPIGQATGANTVNAVPPVTTSASNLGTLLNYLDLANGTIAVLSPTGIPTIARDLGVKTTPEQLTYTTSGQLQGLTQLTTTVPDLVLSFAPASVTIKLLAELSSLNEAPTVIAVEDSTSRQRLHAGAPTFHGDLLRLGTWVPQEALDQAWSGYLSKVDHLLGPKVPLNSATLNGIYSATMSVELLRSVGLNPSRRAILTSLAQHRFSPAIPALGPWSATSGFQGGVLTGTAHPVYVDGTRVTLTPPSLASPPRV; encoded by the coding sequence ATGCGATACCAGACGATCAGTATGTCATTAGTGGTCGCCTTGGGTGGTCTCGTGCTGGCGAGTTGTGGAAGTCGGACGACGAGCCTGACGACGCCGCTTGCCTCGGCCCCAGGGATTACCGCTTCGAGCGTGCTGTTTGCGAGCGAGGTCGACACCGATGGGGTTTCTCGTCAGTACGCCGCTGATGAGGTGGCTGGCATCCGTGCGGTCCTTCGACTATTTGACGAACACCACGGTATCTATGGTCGTCAGCTGAGCGTTGTTGTGAAAGATGACGCGGGACAGACCGCGATTGCGGCTGACGAGACACGGTATTTGAGCATGACGGTTGGTGCTTTTGCCCTGATAGGCGATAGCCCGTCCTCGGTGCTGAATCCTATCTCGGCCCAGGCCTCGAATTCGGGCATCCTTCAGCTCTATCCGATTGGACAGGCGACGGGGGCGAATACGGTCAATGCCGTTCCTCCGGTCACTACCTCAGCCTCCAATCTTGGGACGCTTCTGAACTATCTCGATTTAGCCAATGGCACCATCGCTGTCCTCTCACCAACTGGTATTCCAACGATCGCTCGTGATCTTGGCGTCAAGACGACACCGGAACAGCTCACGTATACCACCAGTGGACAACTGCAAGGGTTGACCCAGCTCACCACAACGGTCCCGGACCTCGTGTTGAGCTTCGCTCCAGCGTCGGTGACGATCAAACTGCTTGCAGAGCTCAGTAGCTTGAATGAGGCGCCGACGGTGATCGCCGTCGAGGACTCCACATCGCGTCAACGGTTGCATGCCGGAGCACCAACGTTTCATGGCGATCTCCTGCGCCTTGGAACTTGGGTGCCTCAAGAAGCCCTTGATCAGGCATGGAGTGGGTATCTGTCCAAGGTTGATCACCTCCTCGGTCCAAAAGTCCCCCTGAACTCTGCGACCCTTAACGGCATCTACAGCGCTACGATGTCGGTAGAACTCCTCCGTTCAGTGGGGCTCAATCCGAGTCGTCGCGCGATATTGACGAGCTTGGCTCAGCACCGCTTCAGTCCGGCCATACCAGCTTTGGGTCCGTGGAGTGCGACTTCGGGATTTCAAGGGGGTGTACTGACGGGGACCGCACACCCCGTATACGTTGATGGCACCCGAGTAACGCTGACGCCGCCCAGCCTGGCATCACCTCCGAGGGTCTAG
- a CDS encoding RNA polymerase sigma factor, protein MTEERQERFDALYRSTRAKILAYALRRVPSTEDAADVLAETFTVAWRRLEQAPAGDAALLWLYGIAHNVVRNDGRSRRRRSQLVGRIAQQIPETQWWSVARDEDRLVALMCLARLPRDDREVLMLVAWEGLTPSAIATVLGCSPGAARARIHRARRRLELAIHTAGVEEKHRNDVSTHGSTTPVVDLFTNDVKGERPQ, encoded by the coding sequence ATGACAGAGGAGCGGCAGGAACGTTTTGACGCGCTGTACCGCTCAACACGAGCCAAAATACTTGCCTATGCACTGCGACGGGTCCCTTCAACTGAGGATGCCGCGGATGTCTTGGCGGAGACATTCACCGTGGCTTGGCGAAGGTTGGAGCAGGCCCCTGCTGGTGACGCCGCGCTCCTATGGCTCTACGGCATTGCTCACAATGTCGTTCGCAACGACGGTCGCAGTCGTAGGCGACGTTCGCAGCTCGTGGGGCGGATTGCTCAGCAGATACCTGAAACTCAATGGTGGAGTGTCGCTCGCGACGAAGACCGTCTGGTCGCGCTCATGTGCTTGGCGAGACTTCCCCGGGATGACCGAGAAGTACTGATGTTGGTGGCCTGGGAAGGACTTACACCGTCGGCGATTGCTACGGTCCTGGGATGCTCTCCTGGGGCAGCGAGGGCGCGTATCCATCGCGCTCGCCGGCGTCTTGAACTGGCGATCCATACGGCGGGAGTAGAGGAAAAGCATCGAAACGATGTCAGTACGCATGGGTCGACAACGCCCGTAGTAGATCTATTCACCAATGATGTTAAGGGAGAGAGGCCACAATGA
- a CDS encoding acyl-CoA dehydrogenase family protein encodes MAWDFATDPAFAAQLVWIEELVREEIFPLETLDLATPGLKQIIKPLQEEVKERGLFAAHLPPGLGGQGFGQVKLGLMNEILGMSPIAPLVFGNNAPDSGNAELLALGIEANGAEFQRERYLEPLLRGELASGFSMTEPDAGADPTRISATALRDGDEWVINGHKWYTTNGSVADFLIVMVRTIPDVPARQGMSMLLVPKGTPGVRVVRDIPTMEDPVVRPGSYGNHAEIIYEDVRVPLDHLIGHEGMGFSLAQSRLGPGRIHHCMRWLGQSRRAFAMMCERAVSREVFGEPLAAKQTVQNWIADSAAEMSAARLMTLQAAWLIDLKGQKAARKEISMIKYFGAQVLYNVIDRAIQVHGGLGFSSDLPLEQMYRAARAARIYDGPDEVHRMTVARQILRDYEPVEEPTELIATRRVAAKEHFAAQLELLSIDR; translated from the coding sequence ATGGCGTGGGACTTTGCTACTGACCCCGCATTTGCAGCGCAACTGGTATGGATCGAGGAGTTGGTCCGGGAGGAGATTTTTCCGCTTGAAACGCTCGATCTTGCTACTCCAGGGCTGAAGCAGATCATCAAGCCTTTGCAGGAGGAGGTGAAGGAGCGTGGACTTTTCGCTGCCCATCTGCCTCCAGGTCTTGGTGGTCAAGGTTTTGGTCAGGTCAAGCTAGGACTGATGAATGAGATTTTGGGGATGTCACCAATTGCCCCACTCGTCTTTGGCAACAACGCTCCCGACTCGGGAAATGCTGAACTTCTTGCTCTTGGTATCGAGGCAAATGGTGCCGAGTTCCAGCGCGAACGCTATCTTGAACCCCTGTTACGCGGTGAACTCGCGAGCGGGTTTTCGATGACTGAGCCCGATGCAGGTGCTGATCCGACGCGCATTAGCGCGACGGCGTTAAGGGATGGTGATGAGTGGGTCATCAACGGGCATAAATGGTACACCACCAATGGATCGGTGGCAGATTTTCTCATTGTGATGGTCCGGACGATTCCTGATGTGCCTGCTCGCCAGGGTATGTCGATGCTACTTGTCCCGAAGGGGACGCCTGGGGTGCGTGTGGTGCGAGATATCCCCACCATGGAAGACCCTGTCGTACGCCCAGGCTCTTACGGCAATCACGCGGAGATCATCTACGAGGATGTTCGCGTACCCCTTGATCATCTCATTGGACATGAAGGGATGGGATTTTCCCTCGCTCAGAGTCGGCTCGGTCCTGGTCGGATCCACCACTGCATGCGATGGCTTGGGCAGTCACGCCGGGCCTTTGCGATGATGTGTGAGCGAGCTGTCTCCAGGGAGGTTTTTGGCGAGCCACTCGCTGCCAAGCAGACGGTGCAAAACTGGATCGCCGATTCAGCTGCTGAGATGTCGGCTGCTCGTTTAATGACCCTGCAGGCGGCGTGGTTGATCGACCTGAAGGGACAGAAGGCAGCTCGCAAGGAGATCTCGATGATCAAGTACTTTGGGGCCCAGGTGCTCTACAACGTGATCGATCGGGCGATCCAAGTCCACGGTGGTCTCGGGTTCTCCTCCGACCTTCCGCTGGAACAGATGTACCGTGCTGCACGGGCAGCCCGCATCTATGATGGTCCCGATGAGGTGCACCGCATGACGGTTGCTCGCCAGATACTGCGTGATTACGAGCCTGTCGAAGAACCCACTGAACTCATCGCCACCCGGCGAGTGGCAGCCAAGGAGCACTTTGCGGCGCAGCTTGAGCTGTTAAGCATCGACCGTTGA
- a CDS encoding ChbG/HpnK family deacetylase, with product MAKQLILVADSLGVTEATTSAGFLAMKSGFATSGRLNVVGAWAREVVKRYRGEDLGVELVLTSPHPILGYRPLTYAPTLMGGDGTFPTTVEDLLEHADAVEVYHELRAQLERAILWGISVSHLAVLEDSIWPRADLADVLFGLAEEFCIPLRLTSMSDENHLGYDAYTLARQRGIRTIDKILVIPRDEITSIARLLNFLEDELGAQTAGVTEVSVTFGADTPELQTYGTRTTLLIDAEELPQATTRLTRLLAKFAITQDGYRETEPHRHPDLHHTT from the coding sequence GTGGCCAAACAACTCATTCTCGTTGCCGATAGTCTCGGCGTGACTGAAGCGACGACCTCAGCCGGGTTCCTCGCAATGAAGAGTGGTTTTGCTACCAGCGGACGGCTCAACGTCGTCGGCGCTTGGGCTCGCGAAGTGGTCAAGCGTTACCGAGGCGAGGATCTTGGCGTAGAGCTCGTGCTCACATCGCCTCACCCAATCCTTGGCTATCGTCCGCTCACCTATGCACCAACACTGATGGGAGGCGATGGAACGTTCCCTACGACCGTCGAAGACCTGCTTGAACATGCCGACGCAGTAGAGGTTTACCATGAGCTGCGCGCCCAACTTGAGCGCGCGATTCTCTGGGGCATCAGCGTCTCGCACCTGGCGGTCCTTGAGGACTCCATCTGGCCCAGAGCCGATCTTGCTGATGTCCTCTTCGGTCTGGCTGAAGAGTTCTGCATTCCCCTTCGTCTGACCTCGATGAGCGACGAAAATCATCTCGGCTACGATGCCTATACATTGGCTCGTCAGCGCGGGATTAGGACCATCGACAAGATCCTGGTGATCCCCCGAGACGAGATCACCTCGATCGCACGACTTCTGAACTTCTTGGAGGATGAACTTGGCGCCCAGACCGCAGGCGTCACGGAAGTATCGGTGACCTTTGGTGCGGATACCCCTGAGCTCCAAACCTACGGGACGAGGACGACCCTTCTTATTGACGCAGAAGAGCTACCGCAAGCGACCACCAGGCTCACCCGACTCCTCGCCAAGTTCGCTATCACCCAAGACGGGTATCGCGAGACAGAACCGCATCGACACCCAGATCTACACCACACCACCTGA
- the ftsH gene encoding ATP-dependent zinc metalloprotease FtsH, whose translation MSRTPQNMRPGNSGQQQGNDRRARITFGLLIGLVVVVLLVSLFNHGPTAKTLTYSQFLSNVSSHHIKTALIDNSSGQITGTLTNGKSYSLYGPLPAFQSEITALKKAGVSYNFQTTTPSILGTIIEYAILIGGFALVWIFISRRTQGSMSGIMSIGRSKARVYSPERPRTTFDDIAGYQGVKGEVKEIVEFLSDPTRFTNLGARIPKGILLVGPPGTGKTLLARAVAGEAGVPFMSVSGSDFMEMFVGVGASRVRDLFQTARKQAPSIIFIDEIDSIGRKRGTGLGGGHDEREQTLNQMLSEMDGFDPAEGIVVMAATNRPDILDPALLRPGRFDRQVVVPLPDLDERTAILEVHTRSKKLADDVDLTVVARGTPGMSGADLANLVNEAALSAVRRSSSEIDMEDFEYSRDRVLMGQRRESTILSDEEKERVAFHEGGHAVLAYVLQYSDPVHKVTILPTGMALGVTQQLPLEERHLYPKEYIEDSLVVRMGGRVAELLVYGDLSTGASNDLQGNTELARRMVREWGMSERIGPMAWGSQNVVFLGEDLLHSSDYSDRTARLVDEEVERILREQEERASKILKTHLPGLVNVANALLERETISGADVAELVDKAFGKPVHPEGKKNASIAKLEDFRPTAGLAIAENTNHSTATPND comes from the coding sequence ATGAGCCGCACTCCTCAAAATATGCGACCCGGTAACAGCGGTCAACAACAAGGCAACGATCGCCGTGCGCGAATAACCTTTGGGCTCCTGATCGGGCTCGTGGTCGTCGTTCTTCTCGTGTCTCTCTTCAATCATGGACCGACCGCCAAGACACTGACCTACAGTCAGTTTCTCTCGAATGTGAGTTCCCATCACATCAAAACTGCCCTGATTGACAACTCGTCTGGGCAAATTACGGGTACCTTGACAAACGGCAAGAGTTACAGCCTCTATGGGCCACTCCCCGCCTTCCAGAGCGAGATCACGGCGCTGAAGAAGGCTGGCGTCAGCTACAACTTCCAGACAACAACTCCCAGCATTCTTGGCACCATCATTGAGTATGCGATTCTGATCGGCGGCTTCGCCCTCGTGTGGATATTCATCAGCCGCCGGACCCAGGGTTCGATGTCGGGGATTATGTCGATTGGACGGTCAAAGGCGCGCGTCTACTCTCCTGAACGCCCGCGCACGACCTTTGATGACATCGCTGGCTATCAAGGAGTGAAGGGAGAGGTGAAGGAGATCGTCGAGTTTCTCAGCGACCCCACCCGTTTCACCAACCTCGGCGCACGTATCCCCAAGGGCATCCTTCTCGTTGGGCCTCCTGGCACCGGCAAGACACTGCTCGCAAGGGCCGTGGCCGGTGAGGCTGGTGTGCCGTTTATGTCCGTCAGTGGCTCAGATTTTATGGAGATGTTCGTCGGTGTCGGGGCTAGCCGCGTTCGCGACCTCTTCCAAACCGCCCGCAAGCAAGCGCCCTCTATTATCTTCATCGATGAGATTGACTCCATCGGTCGTAAGCGCGGTACCGGCCTCGGAGGAGGGCACGACGAGCGTGAGCAGACCTTGAACCAGATGCTCTCCGAGATGGACGGCTTCGACCCAGCGGAGGGGATCGTCGTGATGGCGGCAACCAACCGTCCTGATATTCTTGATCCTGCACTTTTGCGCCCTGGTCGTTTCGACCGGCAGGTAGTGGTACCACTCCCCGACCTCGACGAGCGGACAGCAATTCTTGAGGTACATACCCGATCCAAAAAGCTCGCCGACGATGTCGACCTGACCGTCGTCGCGCGCGGCACGCCAGGCATGAGCGGTGCTGATCTTGCCAATCTCGTCAATGAGGCGGCATTGAGTGCGGTCCGTCGCAGTTCTTCCGAAATCGACATGGAAGACTTCGAGTATTCTCGTGATCGCGTCCTCATGGGACAGCGTCGAGAGTCGACCATCCTCTCAGACGAAGAGAAAGAGCGTGTCGCCTTTCACGAAGGTGGACATGCCGTGCTCGCCTACGTACTCCAGTACTCGGATCCTGTACACAAAGTGACGATCCTACCAACCGGCATGGCACTGGGTGTAACTCAACAGCTACCGCTTGAGGAGCGCCATCTGTACCCGAAAGAGTACATTGAGGACTCGCTGGTTGTTCGTATGGGTGGACGTGTTGCAGAACTCCTGGTGTATGGGGACCTCTCCACGGGTGCGAGCAACGATCTTCAAGGAAATACCGAGCTCGCACGAAGGATGGTGCGCGAATGGGGCATGAGCGAACGGATCGGCCCGATGGCTTGGGGCTCGCAAAACGTCGTCTTCCTAGGTGAAGACCTGCTGCACTCATCGGACTACTCCGATAGAACCGCCAGGCTGGTGGATGAGGAGGTGGAGCGCATCCTCCGCGAGCAAGAGGAGCGAGCTTCGAAGATACTCAAGACCCATCTCCCGGGCCTCGTCAACGTCGCAAATGCACTCCTTGAACGCGAAACGATCTCCGGTGCCGATGTCGCTGAATTGGTTGATAAAGCCTTTGGCAAGCCTGTGCACCCTGAGGGCAAAAAGAACGCCTCGATCGCCAAACTTGAGGACTTTCGCCCAACGGCTGGACTTGCAATCGCTGAAAACACTAACCACTCCACCGCCACTCCCAACGACTAA
- a CDS encoding inositol monophosphatase family protein, giving the protein MLDPRLVLALVDATIEATNGIDSSPWEKSPGEWVTERDVAIESMMKMRLAPLIPGSRVLGEEWAAHDGEWPSWIGCGPVWVIDPIDGTANYVAGVGPVATMVGLVLDGSPCLSCIRLHNGPALIADSSRVMVIDQPIQSTERRARSRGMVSSRFLPRTVAEQFLGVLSDDFDIVEGSGCAGSDYLELVSGTFDFLIYERVLPWDHVPGAHAATVWGASARMGDGCLYQAQPEGAGLVVSREEVLTQHLLGLRRSALRAES; this is encoded by the coding sequence TTGCTCGATCCTCGACTGGTTCTTGCACTCGTCGATGCGACGATTGAAGCGACCAACGGGATCGACTCGTCACCGTGGGAAAAATCCCCTGGCGAGTGGGTGACTGAGCGGGATGTTGCGATCGAGTCCATGATGAAGATGCGGCTTGCGCCTCTCATCCCTGGGAGTCGAGTCCTTGGGGAGGAGTGGGCAGCGCACGATGGGGAGTGGCCCAGCTGGATCGGTTGTGGGCCGGTATGGGTGATCGACCCAATCGATGGTACCGCGAACTATGTGGCTGGTGTTGGACCAGTCGCTACCATGGTAGGGCTTGTACTGGATGGGTCACCATGCCTGAGCTGCATTCGGCTGCATAATGGCCCGGCGCTTATCGCTGATTCGTCGAGGGTGATGGTTATCGACCAACCGATTCAGTCCACAGAGCGACGAGCACGAAGTCGGGGAATGGTCTCCTCGCGATTCCTACCCAGAACTGTTGCCGAACAGTTTCTGGGTGTGCTGAGTGACGACTTTGATATCGTCGAGGGTTCTGGTTGCGCAGGGAGCGACTATCTCGAGCTGGTGAGCGGTACCTTTGACTTTCTCATCTACGAACGGGTTCTACCTTGGGATCACGTCCCAGGAGCTCATGCCGCGACCGTCTGGGGCGCTTCGGCACGCATGGGGGACGGCTGCCTGTATCAGGCGCAACCGGAAGGGGCTGGCCTGGTCGTTAGTCGGGAAGAGGTCCTTACTCAGCACTTGTTAGGACTTCGGCGATCAGCACTCCGGGCGGAGTCATAA
- a CDS encoding MaoC family dehydratase, protein MGVSDRPFGRAFEDFVVGDVYRHWPGKTITEADDHLFCMITMNHHPLHTDAYFAEHSTVHQRNVVVGNLVYSIVLGMSVPDISGSAIANLEVESLIHRKPTFHGDTIYAESRVLAAEPSKSKPDRGIVTVETFGYNQDGDEVVYFRRKVMVWRKDSVPTRKFPYAEPR, encoded by the coding sequence ATGGGCGTGAGTGACCGACCCTTTGGTCGAGCGTTCGAAGATTTCGTCGTCGGTGATGTCTATCGTCATTGGCCTGGCAAGACCATCACCGAGGCGGACGACCACCTCTTTTGTATGATCACCATGAATCATCATCCCTTGCACACGGATGCGTACTTCGCTGAGCACTCGACGGTGCACCAGCGGAATGTTGTAGTTGGCAACCTTGTCTACTCGATCGTCTTGGGAATGAGCGTTCCGGATATCTCCGGTTCTGCCATCGCGAATCTCGAAGTCGAGTCGCTCATCCATCGTAAGCCCACCTTCCACGGCGATACCATCTATGCGGAGTCGCGGGTACTCGCGGCCGAACCCTCAAAATCGAAGCCTGACCGCGGTATCGTGACGGTCGAGACCTTTGGTTATAATCAGGATGGCGACGAGGTGGTGTACTTCCGTCGCAAGGTTATGGTTTGGCGCAAAGATTCGGTGCCGACGAGAAAATTCCCCTACGCTGAACCTCGCTGA
- a CDS encoding class I SAM-dependent methyltransferase, which translates to MGDRHLIPTKSNCGQTNTDDDIGDPYSQATDYLLDLLVSLNPHLVADVGCGDAGVTFDVAQVLPYDTTLYAIDHDPTVFDPPFGEHTRAHCTITTLVQEVNELTLPTEVDVLFCRFLLLNLATPLAAVERMRQWVRPSGHLVLMEPITSTGRVEGHPLSVGTDEIANPDIGLRLCELLAAVGVSEPSIAAFTPVGLGGSLAGRYLAAMTGVDPDPASFVSLPTLVLACGQLQ; encoded by the coding sequence GTGGGAGATCGCCACCTTATACCGACAAAATCCAATTGTGGACAGACAAATACCGACGATGACATCGGTGACCCTTATTCGCAAGCCACCGATTATCTGCTCGATCTCCTCGTGAGCTTGAACCCACACCTGGTCGCTGATGTGGGATGCGGTGACGCGGGTGTCACCTTCGACGTTGCCCAAGTGCTCCCCTACGACACCACCCTCTACGCCATTGACCACGATCCAACCGTTTTCGACCCACCGTTTGGCGAACACACGAGAGCACACTGCACCATCACGACTCTCGTCCAGGAGGTGAACGAGCTCACGTTACCGACCGAAGTTGATGTGCTCTTTTGCCGCTTCCTACTCCTCAACCTCGCAACACCTCTCGCAGCCGTAGAGCGGATGCGACAGTGGGTGCGACCAAGTGGCCACCTCGTCTTGATGGAGCCAATTACGTCAACCGGAAGAGTCGAGGGTCACCCGCTCAGCGTTGGGACCGACGAGATTGCGAACCCAGACATCGGCCTGCGCCTGTGCGAACTGCTCGCGGCGGTGGGTGTCAGCGAGCCCAGCATCGCCGCTTTTACCCCAGTGGGTTTGGGTGGGTCGCTGGCGGGACGCTATCTCGCAGCCATGACCGGCGTTGACCCAGACCCAGCTTCGTTTGTCTCGCTTCCCACGCTCGTGTTGGCGTGTGGCCAGCTTCAATAA
- a CDS encoding SCP2 sterol-binding domain-containing protein: MAAWLSEGWIADTLELGAVMPYQAGVSATLQYFLTDTHGTEYAYYWTIRDGQLAAAGLGEHGAPDVELSVALDDARSMQTGLTDATSAFMEGKLRVDGDLDLLMTLLPITGSKEYQELERELARRTDFDRLGS; encoded by the coding sequence ATGGCTGCATGGCTCTCAGAGGGATGGATTGCGGATACTCTCGAGCTCGGTGCGGTGATGCCGTATCAGGCGGGGGTATCGGCGACGCTTCAGTACTTTCTGACCGATACCCACGGCACCGAGTACGCCTACTACTGGACGATTCGAGATGGTCAACTTGCCGCTGCTGGACTCGGTGAACACGGGGCTCCTGATGTCGAACTCTCCGTCGCACTCGATGATGCGCGTAGCATGCAGACGGGTTTGACAGATGCAACGAGCGCATTTATGGAGGGCAAGTTACGAGTTGACGGTGATCTCGATCTGCTGATGACATTACTCCCGATCACCGGTTCGAAGGAGTATCAGGAACTCGAGCGCGAGCTTGCTCGCCGTACAGATTTCGACCGCCTGGGATCCTAG
- a CDS encoding dTDP-4-dehydrorhamnose 3,5-epimerase family protein encodes MTNQDSNDAIQDVIIIQPEVHRDARGTFQETYRRSWFPLGREMVQSSRSDKIAGSLVGFHYHLHQADYWYIVDGVAQVLLYDLRASSTTYDRLMNLEMGETNPIGVFIPPGVAHGFATLTDITLTYLVDSYYNPSDELGIRWDDPRFQDAWRISDPVVSTRDQTNPRLSEIAPQHRPQGTPRT; translated from the coding sequence ATGACGAACCAAGATTCCAACGACGCTATTCAAGACGTCATCATCATCCAACCTGAGGTCCATCGAGATGCCCGTGGCACCTTCCAGGAGACCTATCGTCGCTCATGGTTTCCACTCGGTCGCGAGATGGTACAGAGTTCCCGTTCCGACAAGATAGCTGGATCGCTGGTAGGGTTTCATTACCACCTCCACCAAGCCGACTACTGGTACATCGTCGACGGTGTCGCACAGGTTCTCCTCTACGACCTGCGTGCCTCCTCCACGACCTATGACCGACTAATGAATCTAGAGATGGGAGAGACGAACCCTATCGGGGTCTTCATCCCTCCTGGAGTTGCGCACGGATTCGCGACGCTCACCGATATCACTTTGACGTACCTTGTGGACAGCTACTACAACCCCTCCGACGAACTCGGCATCCGTTGGGACGACCCCCGCTTCCAAGACGCTTGGCGCATCTCAGACCCCGTCGTCTCGACCCGTGATCAGACGAACCCTCGGCTCTCCGAGATCGCCCCCCAGCATCGACCGCAAGGGACACCAAGAACCTAG
- a CDS encoding PIG-L family deacetylase, protein MSRDPRTIVSVHAHPDDEASKGAATIAKYAQLGVRAVLVTATGGEEGEYLNPAFKERDPGELPELRMKELARSAEIIGYEQVELLGFRDSGMPGSEANGHVNCFGAVSLETAVRPLVAVLRRERPQVMISYGERQDGYPHPDHLRVYEVAKVARDWAGDPDFAPELGPAHRVAKWYWSLWVRARFEALGKAIAAKGIELPFRMGERAGDDDLVTTRIDVRETIGVGPRALLAHETQVDPNSPFWFALSPEELAEVYPYEEYHLVGAPEGYIEHDLFAGLEGD, encoded by the coding sequence GTGTCGAGAGACCCGCGGACGATTGTGAGCGTTCATGCCCACCCCGATGATGAAGCATCCAAGGGTGCTGCTACGATCGCGAAGTACGCCCAGCTGGGTGTTCGTGCGGTGCTGGTCACCGCCACGGGCGGCGAGGAGGGCGAGTACCTGAATCCAGCCTTCAAGGAGCGGGACCCAGGCGAGTTGCCGGAGCTGAGGATGAAGGAGCTGGCACGTTCTGCTGAGATCATCGGCTATGAGCAGGTCGAGCTGCTTGGTTTTCGTGACTCAGGCATGCCTGGCAGTGAGGCTAATGGCCATGTGAACTGCTTTGGCGCGGTCTCGCTGGAGACGGCGGTGCGACCTCTAGTCGCAGTCCTCCGACGAGAGCGGCCTCAGGTGATGATCAGTTATGGAGAACGACAGGATGGGTATCCGCATCCCGATCACCTGCGTGTCTACGAGGTAGCAAAGGTCGCCCGCGATTGGGCGGGTGATCCAGACTTCGCCCCTGAACTTGGCCCGGCACACCGGGTCGCAAAGTGGTATTGGTCACTTTGGGTGCGTGCTCGTTTCGAGGCGCTAGGCAAGGCTATCGCTGCGAAGGGGATCGAGCTTCCTTTCCGTATGGGAGAACGTGCGGGTGATGATGATCTCGTCACCACTCGTATCGACGTACGGGAGACCATTGGGGTGGGTCCTCGGGCCTTGCTGGCCCACGAGACCCAGGTGGATCCGAATTCGCCATTCTGGTTTGCGCTCTCCCCTGAGGAACTCGCTGAGGTCTATCCCTACGAGGAGTATCACCTTGTCGGCGCGCCCGAAGGCTATATCGAGCATGACCTCTTCGCTGGATTAGAGGGGGACTGA